One window from the genome of Pseudomonas sp. L5B5 encodes:
- a CDS encoding alginate O-acetyltransferase, whose product MTRSLRVFYIALFLVTLAVLGLWSARSFFGFSTNNDATVLNGRWTKAVETHYDDQFPIKRLGTNLWAALDFKLFNEGRPGVVLGRDQWLYSDEEFNPVVNEELNLQGNYALVEGVRQTLKEHGVKLVMAIVPAKVRLYPEHMDAVRPARIHANLYQDFHARVAADKILAPDLLGPLQQAKQQGQSVFLRTDTHWTPAGAEVVARQLAQAIAAKTPLSGQPQRFVTETQETVKHQGDLRRFLPLDPLFENLMPAEEPLQKRVTHAAGEQTGAEDNLFADHEVPVTLVGTSYSANPNWNFVGALKQALHSDVLSYAEDGHGPILPMLSYLKSDDFKNNPPQVLIWEFPERYLPVNNEIGDADPQWVAELKQAGARQQTVALNKSETPDRAQN is encoded by the coding sequence ATGACCCGCTCATTACGTGTGTTCTACATCGCGCTGTTCCTGGTGACCCTGGCGGTCCTCGGGTTGTGGTCGGCGCGAAGCTTCTTCGGTTTCAGTACCAACAACGACGCCACCGTGCTCAACGGGCGCTGGACCAAGGCGGTGGAAACCCACTACGACGACCAGTTCCCGATCAAGCGCCTGGGCACCAACCTGTGGGCTGCACTGGACTTCAAGCTGTTCAACGAAGGCCGCCCGGGGGTGGTGCTGGGCCGCGACCAGTGGCTGTACAGCGATGAAGAGTTCAACCCGGTGGTCAACGAGGAACTCAACCTGCAGGGCAACTACGCCCTGGTGGAAGGCGTGCGCCAGACCTTGAAGGAGCACGGGGTGAAACTGGTGATGGCCATCGTCCCGGCCAAGGTGCGCCTGTACCCGGAACACATGGACGCTGTGCGCCCGGCGCGCATCCACGCCAACCTCTACCAGGACTTCCACGCCCGGGTCGCCGCCGACAAGATCCTTGCCCCCGACCTGCTGGGGCCCCTGCAACAGGCCAAGCAACAGGGCCAGTCAGTGTTCCTGCGCACCGACACCCACTGGACCCCCGCCGGCGCCGAAGTCGTCGCCCGCCAACTGGCCCAGGCCATCGCCGCCAAGACCCCGCTCAGTGGCCAGCCGCAACGCTTCGTCACCGAAACCCAGGAGACCGTCAAGCACCAGGGCGACCTGCGGCGCTTCCTGCCCCTGGACCCGCTGTTCGAGAACCTGATGCCGGCCGAAGAGCCGCTGCAAAAACGCGTCACCCACGCCGCCGGGGAACAGACCGGTGCCGAAGACAACCTGTTCGCCGACCACGAAGTGCCGGTGACCCTGGTGGGCACCAGCTACAGCGCCAACCCGAACTGGAACTTTGTCGGAGCCCTGAAACAGGCCCTGCACAGCGACGTGCTGAGCTACGCCGAAGACGGCCACGGCCCGATCCTGCCGATGCTCAGCTACCTGAAGAGCGACGACTTCAAGAACAACCCGCCCCAGGTGCTGATCTGGGAATTCCCTGAACGCTATCTGCCCGTGAACAACGAAATCGGCGACGCCGACCCGCAGTGGGTCGCAGAACTCAAGCAAGCCGGTGCTCGCCAACAGACTGTTGCACTCAACAAATCCGAGACGCCCGATCGGGCGCAAAACTGA
- a CDS encoding alginate O-acetyltransferase AlgF: MTFTTTPRRLAAKSLKAAVLAAGLGLLSAPVFAGGDAALYGPTAPKGSTFVRIYNASNSEVSATVGSTNVNDVAPLASSDFSFMPGGDYTAKLGSQSVPVKLAADHYYTLVNNASGQPQLIEEPPFKNKQKSLVRVQNLSDQALTLKTADGKTDVVKAVAAKGRGEREINPVKVSFALYDGEKKVSDLKPVALERGEAAVLYVTGNGSNLSPVWVKRPVSTR, translated from the coding sequence ATGACTTTCACTACTACTCCTCGCCGTCTCGCTGCCAAGTCCCTGAAGGCTGCCGTATTGGCCGCCGGCCTGGGCCTGCTCTCAGCCCCGGTATTCGCCGGTGGCGACGCCGCGCTGTACGGCCCCACCGCGCCCAAGGGCTCGACCTTCGTGCGCATCTACAACGCCAGCAACAGCGAAGTCAGCGCCACGGTGGGCAGCACCAACGTCAACGACGTCGCGCCCCTGGCCAGCAGCGACTTCAGCTTCATGCCCGGCGGCGACTACACCGCCAAGCTGGGCAGCCAGAGCGTGCCGGTGAAACTCGCCGCCGACCACTATTACACCCTGGTCAACAACGCCAGCGGCCAGCCGCAACTGATCGAAGAGCCGCCGTTCAAGAACAAGCAGAAATCCCTGGTGCGGGTGCAGAACCTCAGCGACCAGGCCCTGACGCTCAAGACCGCCGACGGCAAGACCGACGTGGTCAAGGCCGTGGCCGCCAAGGGCCGCGGCGAGCGCGAAATCAACCCGGTGAAGGTCAGCTTCGCCCTGTACGACGGCGAGAAAAAGGTCAGCGACCTCAAGCCCGTGGCCCTGGAGCGCGGCGAAGCGGCGGTGCTCTACGTCACCGGCAACGGCAGCAACCTGTCGCCGGTCTGGGTCAAGCGCCCAGTCTCCACTCGCTGA
- a CDS encoding mannose-1-phosphate guanylyltransferase/mannose-6-phosphate isomerase, translating into MIPVILSGGSGSRLWPLSRKQFPKQFLALTGEHTLFQQTLERLVFEGMDTPIVVCNKDHRFIVNEQLSNRSLESQRILMEPFGRNTAPAVALTAMMLVNEGRDELMLVLPADHVLDDQKALQRALALATVAAERGEMVLFGVPATKPETGYGYIKSTNDALLPEGVSRVSHFVEKPDEKRATEFVQAGGYFWNSGMFLFRASRFLEELKKHDPDIYDTCLLTLERSQQDPDNVMIDEATFACCPDNSIDYAVMEKTQRACVVPLTAGWSDVGCWSSLWDVHEKDANGNVSKGDVVIQDSKNCMIHGNGKLVSVIGLENIVVVETKDAMMIAHKDKVQGVKQMVNTLNEQGRSETQNHCEVYRPWGSYDSVDMGGRFQVKHISVKPGACLSLQMHHHRAEHWIVVSGTAEVTCDENVFLLTENQSTYIPIASVHRLRNPGKIPLEIIEVQSGSYLGEDDIERFEDIYGRSTPVERGVSVKTIAQ; encoded by the coding sequence ATGATTCCGGTGATCTTGTCAGGTGGTAGCGGCTCACGTCTTTGGCCGCTTTCGCGCAAGCAATTCCCCAAGCAGTTCCTCGCCCTGACCGGCGAACACACGCTGTTCCAGCAGACCCTGGAGCGCCTGGTGTTCGAAGGCATGGACACCCCCATCGTGGTCTGCAACAAGGACCATCGCTTCATCGTCAACGAGCAGCTGAGCAATCGCAGCCTCGAATCCCAGCGCATCCTCATGGAACCCTTCGGCCGCAACACCGCGCCCGCCGTGGCCCTGACCGCGATGATGCTGGTCAACGAAGGCCGCGACGAGCTGATGCTGGTGCTGCCGGCCGACCACGTGCTGGACGACCAGAAAGCCCTGCAACGGGCCCTGGCCCTGGCCACCGTGGCCGCCGAGCGTGGCGAAATGGTGCTGTTCGGCGTCCCGGCGACCAAGCCGGAAACCGGCTACGGCTACATCAAGTCGACCAACGATGCCCTGCTCCCGGAGGGCGTCAGCCGGGTTTCGCACTTCGTCGAAAAGCCCGACGAAAAACGCGCCACCGAGTTCGTCCAGGCCGGCGGCTACTTCTGGAACAGCGGCATGTTCCTGTTCCGTGCCAGCCGTTTCCTCGAGGAGCTGAAGAAACACGACCCGGACATCTACGACACCTGCCTCCTGACCCTGGAGCGCAGCCAGCAGGACCCGGACAACGTGATGATCGACGAAGCCACCTTCGCCTGCTGCCCGGACAACTCCATCGACTACGCGGTGATGGAAAAGACCCAGCGCGCCTGCGTGGTCCCGCTGACCGCCGGCTGGAGCGACGTGGGATGCTGGTCGTCGCTGTGGGACGTGCATGAAAAAGACGCCAACGGCAACGTCAGCAAGGGCGATGTGGTGATCCAGGACAGCAAGAACTGCATGATCCACGGCAACGGCAAGCTGGTGTCGGTGATCGGCCTGGAAAACATCGTCGTCGTCGAAACCAAGGACGCCATGATGATCGCCCACAAGGACAAGGTCCAAGGCGTGAAGCAGATGGTCAACACCCTCAACGAACAAGGCCGCAGCGAAACCCAGAACCACTGCGAGGTCTACCGTCCGTGGGGCTCCTACGACTCGGTGGACATGGGCGGGCGCTTCCAGGTCAAGCACATCTCGGTCAAGCCGGGGGCCTGCCTGTCGCTGCAGATGCACCACCACCGCGCCGAACACTGGATCGTGGTCAGCGGCACCGCCGAAGTCACCTGTGACGAGAACGTGTTCCTGCTCACCGAGAACCAGTCCACCTACATCCCGATTGCCTCGGTGCACCGCCTGCGCAACCCCGGGAAGATTCCGCTGGAGATCATCGAAGTGCAATCGGGCAGTTATTTGGGCGAAGACGACATCGAGCGCTTTGAGGATATCTACGGGCGCTCGACGCCGGTGGAGCGTGGCGTCTCGGTGAAGACCATCGCTCAGTAA
- a CDS encoding DUF3077 domain-containing protein, giving the protein MCAIKTLGFVTFGSCGDADQTLFRVNADVPLHQALEHASTLLYYAKKLALDAAMEEQGERYAWAAHFLAEMGKAVIDDIGLGIEALQA; this is encoded by the coding sequence ATGTGCGCTATCAAGACCCTCGGCTTCGTCACCTTCGGTAGCTGTGGTGATGCCGATCAGACCCTGTTTCGCGTCAATGCCGATGTGCCTCTGCACCAGGCCCTGGAGCACGCTTCCACGCTGTTGTACTACGCCAAGAAACTCGCGCTGGATGCGGCCATGGAGGAGCAGGGCGAGCGCTACGCCTGGGCCGCGCATTTCCTGGCGGAGATGGGCAAGGCGGTGATCGACGATATCGGTTTGGGGATAGAAGCGCTCCAGGCGTGA
- a CDS encoding SDR family oxidoreductase, which translates to MPVALITGCSSGIGRALADAFKQAGYTVLPSARKAEDVATLQAAGFKAVQLDVNDGAALAALAEDINQQHGGLDVLINNAGYGAMGPLLDGGVEAMQRQFETNVFSVVGVTRAMFPVLRRSRGLVVNIGSVSGVLVTPFAGAYCASKAAVHALSDALRMELAPFGIRIMEVQPGAIASSFAKNAGHEAEQLLNEQSPWWPLRDGIRSRAKASQDKPTPASEFAAGLLKAVQQPNPPRLVRLGNGSRALPLMANLLPKGLLEKGLMKRFGLSAKL; encoded by the coding sequence ATGCCCGTAGCGTTGATCACTGGTTGTTCCAGCGGCATCGGCCGCGCCCTGGCGGATGCCTTCAAACAGGCCGGCTACACCGTCCTGCCCAGCGCCCGCAAGGCCGAGGACGTCGCCACTCTGCAAGCCGCCGGTTTCAAGGCCGTACAGCTGGATGTGAATGACGGCGCGGCCCTGGCCGCCCTGGCCGAGGACATCAACCAACAGCATGGCGGCCTCGATGTGCTGATCAACAATGCCGGCTACGGCGCCATGGGCCCGCTGCTGGATGGCGGCGTGGAAGCCATGCAACGCCAGTTCGAAACCAATGTGTTCTCGGTGGTCGGAGTGACCCGGGCGATGTTCCCGGTGCTGCGCCGCAGCCGTGGCCTGGTGGTGAATATCGGCAGTGTGTCCGGGGTGCTGGTGACGCCCTTTGCCGGTGCCTATTGCGCCTCGAAAGCCGCGGTGCACGCCTTGAGCGATGCCCTGCGCATGGAGCTGGCGCCGTTCGGTATCCGGATCATGGAAGTGCAGCCCGGGGCCATTGCTTCGAGCTTCGCCAAGAACGCCGGGCATGAGGCCGAGCAACTGCTCAACGAGCAATCGCCCTGGTGGCCGCTGCGCGACGGCATCCGCTCCCGGGCCAAGGCCTCCCAGGACAAGCCCACACCGGCCAGCGAATTCGCCGCCGGCTTGCTCAAGGCCGTGCAACAGCCCAACCCACCGCGCCTGGTGCGCCTGGGCAATGGCAGCCGCGCCCTGCCGCTGATGGCCAATCTGCTGCCCAAGGGTCTGCTGGAAAAAGGGCTGATGAAGCGTTTTGGCCTGAGCGCCAAGCTCTGA
- a CDS encoding sel1 repeat family protein, with product MKSRSLLPLAIFTLLLGCNASSPDEKLNASLPDLSLEQILPKVEANPYCTPDMDRDLLLGLGMRLIDEDELLHSSSRTLLASKAIQMARSCLIMAAPRSTGSLCILGGIVGARQKDYDKSEAFNYIAYAARHNESCAEAGLYDIYNVGKLDQPPNKELAMAWLERAARHGDQDAQQEMLRSSEQDNLPLAYAWARTLDDAQTLEALERKMSPQQMAEGEQHYTRLLSQLTPKKDIEQALRQDLIALGTGDLYYSYPEVFAGMSPAQRHAFVAQLVDMQDLYPKFHTRGQVVAYALISRLVQSTGPAVDLWQDPALHALLEDDDLSVEDTVAKAKTILAKRKP from the coding sequence TTGAAATCTCGTAGCCTGCTGCCCTTGGCCATCTTCACACTGCTGCTGGGCTGCAATGCCTCGTCACCGGACGAAAAACTCAATGCCTCCCTGCCCGACCTGAGCCTCGAACAAATCCTGCCCAAGGTCGAGGCCAACCCCTACTGCACGCCGGACATGGACCGCGACTTGCTGCTCGGCCTCGGGATGCGACTGATCGATGAGGACGAGCTGCTGCATAGCTCAAGCCGTACCCTGCTGGCGAGCAAGGCAATCCAAATGGCCCGCAGTTGCCTGATCATGGCCGCCCCCCGCTCCACCGGCAGCCTGTGCATCCTGGGCGGGATTGTCGGTGCCAGGCAAAAGGACTATGACAAAAGCGAAGCCTTCAACTACATCGCTTATGCCGCCAGGCACAATGAGTCCTGCGCGGAAGCTGGCCTGTACGACATCTACAACGTCGGCAAGCTGGACCAGCCGCCGAACAAGGAATTGGCCATGGCCTGGCTGGAACGCGCCGCCCGCCACGGCGACCAGGACGCGCAACAGGAGATGCTGCGCAGCAGCGAGCAGGACAACCTCCCGCTGGCCTATGCCTGGGCCCGAACCCTCGATGACGCCCAGACGCTCGAAGCGCTGGAACGCAAGATGAGCCCTCAGCAGATGGCCGAAGGCGAGCAGCACTACACCCGGCTGCTCAGCCAGCTCACCCCCAAAAAGGATATCGAGCAGGCCCTGCGCCAGGACCTCATCGCCCTGGGCACGGGGGATCTGTACTACAGCTATCCGGAGGTGTTCGCGGGCATGTCGCCTGCGCAACGGCATGCGTTCGTGGCCCAGTTGGTGGACATGCAGGACCTCTACCCGAAGTTCCACACCCGCGGCCAAGTGGTCGCCTACGCCTTGATCTCGCGCCTGGTGCAAAGCACCGGACCGGCCGTGGACCTGTGGCAGGACCCGGCGCTGCATGCCTTGCTGGAGGACGATGACCTGAGCGTGGAAGACACCGTAGCCAAGGCCAAAACCATCCTGGCCAAGCGCAAGCCATAA
- a CDS encoding sel1 repeat family protein, whose amino-acid sequence MKLFNALPLALAVLLAACATTAPENTEPKVPELNDTLPKLTLDSVLPKVSANEYCNPAMDADVLYGAGYKLNEIEDYKNAKSCFAMAAPHYTRAFCYLSTTTDQETDKPKAERDRESFNYIAYSASQNDWCAEYGMYATYWFGDKDIPKDRELALRWLERSALHGNPEPQQSLADAAEEAGDLVKAYAWLKIIDNTEDTSQLDALKGKMNPGQLAEGEQRFADLKKRVTSKQVMYDEARDEEVAIFSAEIHFDLPDLFKGMTTAERQAFVKAAIAKARDSGQFKLHYAVTQYIIVSRLAQQRYPGVDVLQNPKLVATINNVNDGLEAAAKKSLAIMQKSYK is encoded by the coding sequence TTGAAATTGTTCAACGCGCTGCCACTGGCATTGGCTGTCCTGCTGGCGGCTTGCGCCACCACCGCTCCGGAAAACACCGAACCCAAAGTCCCCGAACTGAATGACACCTTGCCCAAGCTGACGCTGGACAGTGTCCTGCCCAAGGTCAGCGCCAACGAGTACTGCAACCCGGCCATGGACGCCGATGTGCTGTACGGCGCCGGTTACAAGCTCAACGAGATCGAGGACTACAAGAACGCCAAGAGCTGCTTCGCCATGGCCGCGCCGCACTACACCCGGGCCTTCTGCTACCTGTCCACCACCACCGACCAGGAAACGGACAAGCCCAAGGCCGAGCGCGACCGCGAGTCCTTCAACTACATCGCCTACTCGGCCTCGCAGAACGACTGGTGCGCCGAGTACGGCATGTACGCCACCTACTGGTTCGGCGACAAGGACATTCCCAAGGACCGCGAACTGGCCCTGCGCTGGCTGGAGCGCTCGGCGCTGCACGGCAACCCGGAACCGCAGCAGAGCCTGGCCGACGCCGCCGAAGAGGCTGGCGACCTGGTGAAGGCCTATGCCTGGCTGAAGATAATCGACAACACCGAGGACACCAGCCAGCTGGATGCCTTGAAAGGCAAGATGAACCCTGGGCAACTGGCCGAAGGCGAACAGCGCTTTGCCGACCTCAAGAAGCGCGTGACCAGCAAGCAGGTGATGTACGACGAGGCGCGGGATGAGGAAGTGGCGATTTTCTCGGCCGAGATCCACTTCGATCTCCCCGACCTGTTCAAGGGCATGACCACGGCCGAGCGCCAGGCCTTTGTCAAAGCCGCCATTGCCAAGGCCCGTGACAGCGGCCAGTTCAAGCTGCATTACGCGGTGACCCAGTACATCATCGTCTCGCGCCTGGCCCAGCAGCGTTACCCCGGTGTCGATGTGCTGCAGAACCCGAAGCTGGTGGCCACCATCAACAACGTCAACGACGGCCTGGAAGCGGCGGCGAAGAAGTCCCTGGCGATCATGCAGAAAAGCTACAAGTAA
- a CDS encoding HlyD family secretion protein, whose product MKKFFSLLATLLVLALALWIGRTLWEHYMYTPWTRDGRVRADIINVAADVTGEVVDVPVKDNQLVRKGDLLMQIDPEHYQIAVKQAQSQVASKKATWEMRKVNARRRADMDNLVISKENRDDAGNIADSALADYQHAQAQLEAAELNLKRTQVRAAVDGYVTNLNVHRGDYARIGEAKMAVVDMNSFWVYGFFEETKLPHVRVGDKADMQLMSGQVLKGHVESISRGIYDRDNPESRELIADVNPTFNWVRLAQRVPVRIHIDEVPDGVLLAAGITCTVVVNQEPQ is encoded by the coding sequence ATGAAAAAGTTTTTCAGCCTGCTCGCCACCCTGCTCGTGCTGGCCCTGGCCCTGTGGATCGGCCGCACCTTGTGGGAGCACTACATGTACACCCCCTGGACCCGTGACGGCCGGGTGCGCGCGGACATCATCAACGTCGCTGCCGACGTCACCGGCGAAGTGGTGGACGTGCCGGTCAAGGACAACCAGCTGGTGCGCAAGGGCGATCTGCTGATGCAGATCGACCCCGAGCACTACCAGATCGCGGTCAAGCAGGCGCAGTCCCAGGTGGCGTCGAAGAAGGCCACCTGGGAGATGCGCAAGGTCAACGCCCGGCGCCGCGCCGACATGGACAACCTGGTGATCTCCAAGGAGAACCGCGACGACGCCGGCAACATCGCCGACTCGGCCCTGGCCGACTACCAGCACGCCCAGGCCCAGCTGGAAGCGGCGGAACTCAACCTCAAACGCACCCAGGTGCGGGCGGCGGTGGACGGCTACGTGACCAACCTCAACGTGCACCGTGGCGACTACGCGCGCATTGGCGAGGCGAAGATGGCGGTGGTCGACATGAACTCGTTCTGGGTCTACGGCTTCTTCGAGGAAACCAAGCTGCCCCACGTGCGCGTGGGGGACAAGGCCGACATGCAGCTGATGAGCGGGCAGGTGCTCAAGGGCCATGTGGAGAGCATTTCCCGGGGCATCTACGACCGCGACAACCCGGAAAGCCGCGAGCTGATCGCCGACGTCAACCCGACCTTCAACTGGGTGCGCCTGGCCCAGCGTGTGCCGGTGCGCATCCATATCGACGAAGTGCCGGACGGCGTGCTGTTGGCGGCGGGCATCACCTGCACCGTAGTGGTCAACCAGGAGCCGCAATAG
- a CDS encoding DUF1656 domain-containing protein, whose protein sequence is MPREIAFHGVYMPTMTLMFFIAAALAWALDRFISGHDLYRFFWHPALLRLSLFCCLFGAMALTVYR, encoded by the coding sequence ATGCCTCGTGAAATCGCCTTCCACGGCGTTTACATGCCCACCATGACCCTGATGTTCTTCATCGCCGCGGCCCTGGCCTGGGCCCTGGACCGGTTCATTTCCGGCCATGACCTGTATCGCTTCTTCTGGCACCCGGCGCTGCTGCGCCTGAGCCTGTTCTGCTGTCTGTTCGGCGCCATGGCGCTCACTGTCTACCGTTGA
- a CDS encoding FUSC family protein: MTSLPAPLRWLYSLEWRRGFFDWARSDGVTWVYIFKVLAAAFLTLWLAMRLELPQPRTAMITVFIVMQPQSGQVFAKSFYRFLGTLAGSAVMVALIALFAQNTELFLGSLAIWVGICSAGAARYRNFRAYGFVLAGYTAAMVGLPALAHPEGAFMAAVWRVLEISLGILCSTLVSAAILPQTASAAMRNALYQRFGVFAMFVTDGLRGRSQRDIFESSNVRFIAEAVGLEGLRSVTVFEDPHMRRRNGRLSRLNSEFMGITTRFNALHQLLERLRSSGTDHVVAAIKPGLYDLAELLDGFSGRALTSPDAARLVTALAAYKGELPAQVRNLRAAFQETGPSDAEQLDFHTAYELLYRFVDEMHSYAQTHASLADHSHERERWDEPFTPQTNWLACAASGIRAAFVLVVLGSYWVATAWPSGATMTLIAAATIGLSAATPNPKRMAFQMACGTFIGALVGFVEMFFVFPWLDGFPLLCLTLAPVIVLGSFLASRPKYAGVGLGLLIFFSTGSVPDNLTVYNPYTFINDYIAMVMGMLVCAAAGAIILPPNSRWLWRRLEQDLRGQVVYAISGKLKGLASSFESRTRDLLHQAYGLAVGQPKVQSELLRWMFVVLEVGHAIIELRKEQAILPVHPAYAESQPWRQAIRVMGRSLVRLFLQPSQSNLERGLIAVDHAISRVQATDEPFAPHFDTSALRRVKSYLHFIRTSLLDPQSPLAAYAVAKPVVPAPQGLEHAS; the protein is encoded by the coding sequence ATGACTTCCTTGCCCGCCCCTTTGCGCTGGCTGTACTCCCTTGAATGGCGCCGGGGTTTCTTCGACTGGGCACGCAGCGACGGCGTGACCTGGGTCTATATCTTCAAGGTCCTGGCCGCCGCGTTCCTCACCCTGTGGCTGGCCATGCGCCTGGAGTTGCCGCAACCGCGCACGGCGATGATCACCGTGTTCATCGTCATGCAGCCCCAGAGCGGCCAGGTGTTCGCCAAGAGCTTCTACCGTTTTCTCGGCACCCTGGCCGGCTCGGCAGTGATGGTGGCGCTGATCGCCCTGTTCGCCCAGAACACCGAGCTGTTCCTCGGCTCGCTGGCGATCTGGGTCGGCATCTGCTCGGCCGGTGCCGCGCGCTACCGCAACTTTCGCGCCTACGGTTTCGTCCTGGCCGGCTACACCGCGGCCATGGTCGGCCTGCCGGCCCTGGCCCACCCGGAAGGCGCCTTCATGGCGGCGGTATGGCGGGTGCTGGAGATTTCCCTGGGGATTCTCTGCTCGACCCTGGTCAGCGCCGCGATCCTGCCGCAGACCGCCAGCGCCGCCATGCGCAACGCCCTGTACCAGCGTTTCGGGGTGTTCGCGATGTTCGTCACCGATGGCTTGCGCGGCCGCAGCCAGCGCGACATTTTCGAAAGCAGCAACGTGCGTTTCATCGCCGAGGCCGTGGGCCTGGAAGGGCTGCGCAGCGTCACGGTGTTCGAAGACCCGCACATGCGTAGGCGCAACGGTCGCCTGAGTCGCTTGAACAGCGAGTTCATGGGCATTACCACGCGCTTCAACGCCTTGCACCAGTTGCTTGAACGCCTGCGCAGCAGCGGCACCGATCACGTGGTGGCGGCGATCAAGCCGGGGCTCTATGACCTGGCGGAATTGCTGGACGGTTTCTCTGGCCGGGCCCTGACCAGCCCCGATGCGGCTCGCCTGGTCACGGCGTTGGCGGCCTACAAGGGTGAACTGCCTGCCCAGGTGCGCAATCTGCGCGCGGCGTTCCAGGAGACCGGCCCGAGCGATGCCGAGCAGCTGGATTTCCACACCGCCTACGAGCTGCTGTACCGCTTCGTCGACGAGATGCACAGCTACGCCCAGACCCATGCGTCCCTGGCCGATCACAGCCATGAGCGCGAGCGCTGGGACGAGCCCTTCACGCCGCAGACCAACTGGCTGGCCTGCGCCGCGTCGGGTATTCGCGCCGCCTTCGTCCTGGTGGTGCTGGGCAGCTACTGGGTGGCCACGGCCTGGCCCAGCGGCGCCACCATGACCCTGATCGCCGCTGCCACCATCGGCCTCTCGGCGGCCACGCCGAACCCCAAGCGCATGGCCTTCCAGATGGCTTGCGGGACCTTCATCGGCGCCCTGGTGGGCTTCGTCGAGATGTTCTTCGTGTTCCCCTGGCTCGATGGCTTCCCGTTGCTGTGCCTGACCTTGGCACCGGTGATCGTGCTGGGCTCGTTCCTGGCCTCGCGCCCCAAGTACGCCGGGGTCGGCCTGGGCTTGCTGATCTTCTTCAGCACCGGCTCGGTGCCGGACAACCTGACCGTCTACAACCCCTACACCTTCATCAACGACTACATCGCCATGGTCATGGGCATGCTGGTCTGCGCCGCGGCCGGGGCGATCATCCTGCCGCCCAACAGCCGCTGGCTGTGGCGCCGCCTGGAGCAGGACCTGCGCGGCCAGGTGGTGTACGCCATCAGCGGCAAGCTCAAGGGCCTGGCCTCGAGCTTCGAGAGTCGCACCCGCGACCTGCTGCACCAGGCCTATGGCCTGGCGGTGGGCCAGCCCAAGGTGCAGAGCGAGCTGCTGCGCTGGATGTTCGTGGTGCTGGAAGTCGGCCACGCCATCATCGAGTTGCGCAAGGAACAGGCGATCCTCCCGGTGCACCCGGCGTATGCCGAATCCCAGCCCTGGCGCCAGGCGATCCGGGTCATGGGGCGTTCCCTGGTGCGGCTATTCCTGCAACCGAGCCAGAGCAACCTGGAGCGCGGGCTGATCGCCGTGGACCACGCCATCAGCCGGGTCCAGGCCACCGACGAACCCTTTGCCCCGCACTTCGACACCTCGGCCCTGCGCCGGGTCAAGAGTTACCTGCACTTCATTCGTACGTCACTGCTCGATCCGCAATCGCCGCTGGCGGCCTATGCCGTGGCCAAGCCGGTGGTGCCGGCACCCCAAGGACTTGAACATGCCTCGTGA